A stretch of Allostreptomyces psammosilenae DNA encodes these proteins:
- a CDS encoding acetylornithine transaminase, whose translation MTPPSSTSPALAQAAPAAETSNAAYAERWRGAMNPALGAPELALVSGSGARVTDADGTTYTDFLSGVAVNALGHAHPAVIRAVTEQIGTVGHVSNLFISTRAVELAERLLTLVGADAAGGGKVFFANSGAEANEAAFKIARRTGRPKVISAEGSFHGRTMGALALTGQPGKRSGFEPLPGGVEYVPYGDVEALRAAVDGTTAAVLLEPIQGEYGVRPAPDGYLRAAREITREHGALLILDEVQTGIGRTGYWFAHQAPELTGGEPVVPDVMTLAKGIGGGLPLGACVALGEAAELLQPGQHASTFGGNPVCCAAGLAVLDTIEREGLLDHVTKTGKRITEAVRAMDHPLLGPVRGLGLLIGLVLTAPVAAEVAAAARRHGFLVNAVAADVIRLAPPLVVTEGDTEALLAALPAILDDASAGGPR comes from the coding sequence ATGACCCCGCCCAGCAGCACCTCGCCCGCCCTCGCCCAGGCCGCCCCGGCGGCCGAGACCTCCAACGCCGCCTACGCCGAGCGCTGGCGCGGAGCGATGAACCCCGCCCTGGGCGCGCCCGAGCTGGCCCTGGTCTCCGGCAGCGGCGCCCGGGTCACCGACGCCGACGGCACCACCTACACCGACTTCCTCTCCGGGGTCGCCGTCAACGCCCTGGGCCACGCCCACCCGGCGGTCATCCGCGCCGTCACCGAGCAGATCGGCACCGTCGGCCACGTCTCCAACCTGTTCATCTCCACCCGCGCCGTCGAACTCGCCGAGCGGCTCCTGACGCTGGTCGGCGCCGACGCGGCGGGCGGCGGCAAGGTCTTCTTCGCCAACTCCGGCGCCGAGGCCAACGAGGCCGCCTTCAAGATCGCCCGGCGCACCGGCCGTCCCAAGGTGATCAGCGCCGAGGGCTCCTTCCACGGCCGCACCATGGGCGCCCTGGCGCTGACCGGCCAGCCCGGCAAGCGCTCCGGCTTCGAACCACTGCCGGGCGGCGTGGAGTACGTGCCCTACGGCGACGTCGAGGCGCTGCGGGCCGCCGTCGACGGGACCACCGCCGCCGTGCTGCTGGAGCCCATCCAGGGCGAGTACGGCGTGCGGCCGGCGCCCGACGGCTACCTGCGGGCCGCCCGGGAGATCACCCGCGAGCACGGCGCCCTGCTGATCCTGGACGAGGTGCAGACCGGGATCGGCCGGACCGGCTACTGGTTCGCCCACCAGGCGCCCGAGCTGACCGGCGGCGAGCCCGTCGTCCCGGACGTGATGACCCTGGCCAAGGGGATCGGCGGAGGCCTGCCGCTCGGCGCCTGCGTCGCCCTCGGCGAGGCCGCCGAACTGCTCCAGCCCGGCCAGCACGCCTCCACCTTCGGCGGCAACCCGGTGTGCTGCGCGGCCGGCCTGGCCGTGCTGGACACCATCGAGCGCGAGGGCCTGCTCGACCACGTCACCAAGACCGGCAAGCGGATCACCGAGGCGGTGCGGGCCATGGACCACCCGCTGCTCGGCCCGGTCCGCGGCCTCGGCCTGCTGATCGGCCTGGTGCTGACCGCCCCGGTCGCCGCCGAGGTGGCCGCCGCCGCCCGCCGGCACGGCTTCCTGGTCAACGCGGTCGCCGCCGACGTCATCCGGCTCGCCCCGCCCCTGGTGGTCACCGAGGGCGACACCGAGGCGCTGCTGGCCGCGCTGCCGGCGATCCTGGACGACGCCTCGGCCGGGGGCCCGCGGTGA
- a CDS encoding arginine repressor — MTGEAAGGAGGEGARRVQAVPNTRTARHRRIVAILTRHPVRSQGQLARLLADDGLAVTQATLSRDLEELNAVKIRDASGALVYSVPGEGGDRTPRPPVEEPAVEGRVARLAAELLVSAEASANLVVLRTPPGAAQFFASAIDQAGLRQVLGTIAGDDTVLLVSRDPNGGADLAAYMLHLAESKAQ; from the coding sequence GTGACCGGCGAGGCGGCCGGGGGCGCCGGCGGGGAGGGCGCCCGGCGGGTCCAGGCGGTGCCCAACACCCGCACCGCCCGGCACCGCCGCATCGTGGCCATCCTCACCCGGCACCCGGTCCGCTCCCAGGGCCAGCTGGCCCGGCTGCTCGCCGACGACGGACTGGCCGTGACCCAGGCCACGCTCTCCCGCGACCTGGAGGAGCTGAACGCGGTCAAGATCCGCGACGCCTCCGGCGCCCTGGTGTACTCGGTGCCCGGCGAGGGCGGCGACCGCACCCCCCGCCCGCCGGTGGAGGAGCCGGCCGTGGAGGGCCGGGTGGCCCGGCTCGCCGCCGAGCTGCTGGTCTCCGCGGAGGCCTCGGCCAACCTGGTGGTGCTGCGCACCCCGCCCGGGGCGGCCCAGTTCTTCGCCTCGGCGATCGACCAGGCCGGTCTGAGACAGGTGCTGGGCACGATCGCCGGGGACGACACCGTGCTGCTGGTGTCCCGGGATCCGAACGGCGGCGCGGACCTGGCCGCCTACATGCTGCACCTGGCGGAGTCCAAGGCGCAGTAA
- the argH gene encoding argininosuccinate lyase, with product MWGGRFAGGPSEALARLSASVHFDWRLAPYDIAGSRAHARVLHKAGLLTADELTRMLEGLDRLEADVADGSFTGTVADEDVHTALERGLLERLGPELGGKLRAGRSRNDQIATLFRMYLRDHARIIGDLLADLTEALVAQAEAHADVAMPGRTHLQHAQPVLLAHHLLAHAHALGRDAERLRQWDERTAVSPYGSGALAGSSLGLDPQAVAADLGFERGSVANSIDGTASRDFVAEFAFVTAMIGIDLSRIAEEIIIWNTKEFSFVTLDDAYATGSSIMPQKKNPDIAELARGKSGRLIGNLTGLLATLKALPLAYNRDLQEDKEPVFDSCDTLEVLLPAFTGMIATLRVNRERMEELAPAGFSLATDIAEWLVRQGVPFRVAHEVAGECVKFCEPRGMELDELTDEQLAAISEHLRPEVREVLDVRGALASRNGRGGTAPERVAEQLAEVRADLATQRAWAAGK from the coding sequence CTGTGGGGCGGCCGCTTCGCCGGCGGCCCCTCCGAGGCCCTGGCACGGCTGTCCGCCTCCGTCCACTTCGACTGGCGCCTGGCGCCCTACGACATCGCCGGCTCCCGCGCCCACGCGCGGGTGCTGCACAAGGCCGGCCTGCTGACCGCCGACGAGCTCACCCGCATGCTGGAGGGCCTGGACCGCCTGGAGGCCGACGTCGCCGACGGCAGCTTCACCGGCACCGTCGCCGACGAGGACGTGCACACCGCCCTGGAACGCGGCCTGCTTGAGCGGCTCGGCCCGGAGCTCGGCGGCAAGCTGCGCGCCGGCCGCTCCCGCAACGACCAGATCGCCACCCTGTTCCGGATGTACCTGCGCGACCACGCCCGGATCATCGGCGACCTGCTCGCCGACCTCACCGAGGCCCTGGTCGCGCAGGCCGAGGCGCACGCCGACGTGGCCATGCCCGGCCGCACCCACCTCCAGCACGCCCAGCCGGTGCTGCTCGCCCACCACCTGCTCGCCCACGCCCACGCCCTCGGCCGGGACGCCGAGCGGCTGCGCCAGTGGGACGAGCGCACCGCCGTCTCCCCCTACGGCTCCGGCGCGCTGGCCGGCTCCTCGCTCGGCCTCGACCCGCAGGCCGTCGCCGCCGACCTCGGCTTCGAGCGCGGCTCGGTGGCCAACTCCATCGACGGGACCGCCTCCCGGGACTTCGTCGCCGAGTTCGCCTTCGTCACCGCCATGATCGGCATCGACCTCTCCCGGATCGCCGAGGAGATCATCATCTGGAACACGAAGGAGTTCTCCTTCGTGACCCTGGACGACGCCTACGCCACCGGCTCGTCGATCATGCCGCAGAAGAAGAACCCGGACATCGCCGAGCTGGCCCGCGGCAAGTCCGGGCGGCTGATCGGCAACCTCACCGGCCTGCTGGCCACCCTCAAGGCGCTGCCGCTCGCCTACAACCGCGACCTCCAGGAGGACAAGGAGCCCGTCTTCGACTCCTGCGACACCCTGGAGGTGCTGCTGCCGGCCTTCACCGGGATGATCGCCACCCTCCGGGTCAACCGGGAGCGGATGGAGGAGCTGGCGCCGGCCGGCTTCTCGCTGGCCACCGACATCGCCGAGTGGCTGGTGCGGCAGGGCGTGCCGTTCCGGGTCGCCCACGAGGTGGCCGGGGAGTGCGTGAAGTTCTGCGAGCCGCGCGGCATGGAGCTGGACGAGCTGACCGACGAGCAACTCGCCGCCATCTCCGAGCACCTGCGCCCCGAGGTGCGCGAGGTGCTGGACGTGCGCGGGGCGCTGGCCTCCCGCAACGGCCGCGGCGGCACCGCGCCGGAGCGGGTCGCCGAACAGCTCGCCGAGGTCCGCGCCGACCTGGCCACCCAGCGCGCCTGGGCGGCCGGCAAGTAA
- a CDS encoding argininosuccinate synthase produces the protein MTERVVLAYSGGLDTSVAIGWIAEETGAEVIAVAVDVGQGGEDLDVIRNRALACGAVEAEVADARDEFADEYCLPALKANALYMDRYPLVSALSRPVIVKHLVAAARKHGAGTVAHGCTGKGNDQVRFEVGISSLAPDLKCVAPVRDYAMTRDKAIAFCESKNLPIATTRKSPYSIDQNVFGRAVETGFLEDIWNAPIEDVYEYTADPAQPREADEVVVTFRQGVPVALDGRPVTVLQAIEELNRRAGAQGVGRLDMVEDRLVGIKSREVYEAPGAIALITAHQELENVTVERELARFKRTVDRRWGELVYDGQWFSPLKRALDGFVDEANEHVSGDVRMTLHGGRAVVTGRRSQESLYDFNLATYDTGDTFDQSQAKGFIEIYGLSSKIAARRDLHQG, from the coding sequence GTGACCGAGCGCGTCGTACTCGCCTACTCGGGCGGCCTCGACACCTCCGTGGCCATCGGTTGGATCGCCGAGGAGACCGGCGCCGAGGTGATCGCGGTCGCCGTGGACGTCGGCCAGGGCGGAGAGGACCTCGACGTCATCCGCAACCGGGCGCTGGCCTGCGGGGCCGTCGAGGCCGAGGTCGCCGACGCCCGCGACGAGTTCGCCGACGAGTACTGCCTCCCCGCGCTGAAGGCCAACGCCCTCTACATGGACCGCTACCCGCTGGTCAGCGCGCTGTCCCGGCCGGTCATCGTCAAGCACCTGGTGGCCGCCGCCAGGAAGCACGGCGCCGGCACCGTCGCCCACGGCTGCACCGGCAAGGGCAACGACCAGGTCCGCTTCGAGGTCGGCATCTCCTCCCTCGCCCCCGACCTGAAGTGCGTCGCCCCGGTCCGCGACTACGCGATGACCCGGGACAAGGCGATCGCCTTCTGCGAGTCCAAGAACCTGCCGATCGCCACCACCAGGAAGTCCCCCTACTCCATCGACCAGAACGTCTTCGGGCGCGCCGTCGAGACGGGCTTCCTGGAGGACATCTGGAACGCCCCGATCGAGGACGTCTACGAGTACACCGCCGACCCGGCCCAGCCCCGCGAGGCCGACGAGGTGGTCGTCACCTTCCGGCAGGGCGTCCCGGTGGCCCTCGACGGCCGCCCGGTCACCGTGCTGCAGGCCATCGAGGAGCTGAACCGGCGCGCCGGAGCCCAGGGCGTCGGCCGGCTCGACATGGTCGAGGACCGCCTGGTCGGCATCAAGAGCCGCGAGGTCTACGAGGCCCCCGGCGCCATCGCGCTGATCACCGCCCACCAGGAGCTGGAGAACGTCACCGTCGAACGCGAACTCGCCCGCTTCAAGCGGACGGTGGACCGGCGCTGGGGCGAGCTGGTCTACGACGGCCAGTGGTTCTCCCCGCTCAAGCGGGCCCTGGACGGCTTCGTCGACGAGGCCAACGAGCACGTCTCCGGCGACGTCCGGATGACCCTGCACGGCGGCCGCGCCGTCGTCACCGGTCGGCGCAGCCAGGAGTCGCTGTACGACTTCAACCTCGCCACCTACGACACCGGCGACACCTTCGACCAGTCGCAGGCCAAGGGCTTCATCGAGATCTACGGCCTGTCCAGCAAGATCGCGGCCCGCCGGGACCTGCACCAGGGCTGA